The following proteins come from a genomic window of Noviherbaspirillum sp. L7-7A:
- the gph gene encoding phosphoglycolate phosphatase (PGP is an essential enzyme in the glycolate salvage pathway in higher organisms (photorespiration in plants). Phosphoglycolate results from the oxidase activity of RubisCO in the Calvin cycle when concentrations of carbon dioxide are low relative to oxygen. This enzyme is a member of the Haloacid Dehalogenase (HAD) superfamily of aspartate-nucleophile hydrolase enzymes (PF00702).) translates to MVAITKRPQAVLVDLDGTMIDSAPDIAAAVNRMQAQLDGPPLPLDTVRGFIGWGVAHLVRQVLGHAPGMRPTDEATALALFERHYLDCNGRHSTIYPGVLRGLTMLRGLGYALACVTNKPRPYAEPLLDALGLSPCFDTVACGEPALPLKPHPALLVAACRRLGAQPVQCVMVGDSGVDATAAGRAGMPVYLVRYGYHNGAAPDAAPCNGYIDALDELPALLGHAPAALSASG, encoded by the coding sequence ATGGTGGCCATCACAAAGCGGCCGCAGGCCGTACTGGTCGACCTGGACGGCACCATGATAGACAGCGCGCCCGATATCGCCGCGGCGGTCAACCGGATGCAGGCGCAGCTTGATGGGCCGCCGCTGCCGCTTGACACCGTTCGCGGTTTCATCGGCTGGGGCGTGGCGCATCTGGTGCGCCAAGTGCTGGGCCATGCACCAGGCATGCGGCCGACCGATGAGGCCACCGCCCTTGCCCTGTTCGAGCGCCACTACCTCGACTGCAACGGTCGCCACAGCACGATCTATCCGGGCGTGCTGCGGGGCCTGACGATGCTGCGCGGGCTGGGCTATGCGCTGGCCTGCGTGACCAACAAGCCGCGTCCCTATGCCGAACCGCTGCTCGATGCACTGGGCCTGTCGCCCTGCTTCGACACGGTGGCCTGCGGCGAACCCGCGCTGCCGCTCAAGCCGCACCCTGCCCTGTTGGTGGCCGCCTGTCGCCGCCTTGGCGCGCAGCCTGTGCAGTGCGTGATGGTGGGCGACTCGGGCGTCGACGCCACCGCGGCGGGCCGGGCCGGCATGCCGGTGTACCTAGTGCGCTACGGCTATCACAATGGCGCCGCGCCGGATGCGGCCCCCTGCAACGGCTACATCGACGCGCTCGACGAATTGCCGGCCCTGCTCGGTCACGCGCCGGCGGCTCTCAGCGCAAGCGGCTAG
- a CDS encoding chloride channel protein, with protein MDNRGSTRARLRSSAVSYWHKGWAWLMVHSSASLPGRAGRFAHSRPYAWAASCGLGVAMLGVATDGLVFGTGYDPTRLTLEQSGALPWHFGAARFLATLMSSAAGVPSGIFAPSLAVGAGIGDNVAALLPALAPRSAMVLLVMAAYLAGVTRAPLTSFIIMMEMTDSHHMLMPLMAATRIASAASRLVCRTPLYHTLAERMLPAAGTAVPPAH; from the coding sequence ATGGACAATCGGGGCTCGACGCGTGCAAGGTTGCGCAGCAGCGCGGTAAGCTACTGGCACAAGGGCTGGGCCTGGCTGATGGTACACAGCAGCGCCAGCCTGCCGGGCCGCGCCGGCCGATTCGCCCACTCCCGGCCCTATGCCTGGGCGGCGAGCTGCGGCCTGGGTGTCGCGATGCTGGGCGTTGCCACCGATGGCCTGGTATTTGGCACGGGTTATGACCCGACCCGCTTGACCCTGGAACAGAGCGGCGCCCTGCCCTGGCACTTTGGCGCGGCCAGGTTCCTGGCCACGCTGATGTCATCCGCCGCCGGCGTCCCTAGCGGCATCTTTGCGCCGTCGCTGGCTGTCGGCGCCGGCATCGGCGACAACGTGGCCGCGCTGCTGCCGGCATTGGCGCCGCGCAGCGCAATGGTGCTGCTGGTGATGGCGGCCTATCTGGCGGGCGTGACCCGCGCGCCGCTGACCTCCTTCATCATCATGATGGAGATGACCGACAGCCACCACATGCTCATGCCGTTGATGGCGGCAACACGGATTGCCAGCGCGGCTTCCAGGCTTGTATGCAGGACGCCGCTCTACCATACGCTGGCCGAGCGCATGCTGCCGGCGGCCGGCACCGCAGTCCCGCCAGCACACTGA
- a CDS encoding flavin-dependent oxidoreductase, with protein sequence MHSHQYDVAIIGAGIGGLTLALCLHQQGISCRVFEAAQEIRPLGAGVNLLPHAVRVMDELGLAGCLSEVAVTTKESIFFNKFGQFVYSEPAGRDAGYAWPQFSIHRGDLQMVLLEAVHERLGRDAVQLGWRCLGVDQDDAGVTMRFDDGNGHEREPARAALAVACDGIHSAVRKQLYPDEGAPRYSGVNMWRGTTVLPPFLSGASMVRAGWLSVGKMVIYPIRNDVDGQGRQLVNWVAEIEAPQPARRDWNRGGRLEDFFPAFADWHFDWLDVAAMLQATETILEYPMVDQDPLPKWSFGRVTLLGDAAHPMVPRGSNGAGQAILDGPSLAQQIRAFGVTGKALEEYERIRLKATSEVVLMNRVAPPDAILQTVHELTGGKPFDRIEDVISREELQAVSNRYKQVAGFSVNALSQPAPAR encoded by the coding sequence ATGCACTCTCATCAGTACGATGTCGCCATCATCGGCGCCGGCATTGGCGGCCTGACACTGGCGCTTTGCCTGCATCAGCAGGGCATTTCCTGCCGTGTCTTCGAGGCGGCACAGGAAATCCGCCCCCTGGGTGCCGGCGTGAACCTGTTGCCGCATGCAGTACGGGTGATGGATGAACTGGGTCTGGCCGGGTGCCTGTCCGAGGTAGCGGTCACGACCAAGGAATCGATTTTTTTCAACAAGTTTGGCCAGTTCGTCTACAGCGAGCCGGCCGGCCGTGACGCCGGTTATGCCTGGCCGCAGTTCTCGATCCATCGCGGCGACCTGCAGATGGTATTGCTGGAAGCCGTGCACGAGCGGCTGGGCAGGGATGCGGTACAGCTCGGCTGGCGCTGCTTGGGCGTGGACCAGGACGATGCCGGCGTGACCATGCGCTTCGATGACGGCAATGGACATGAGCGCGAGCCCGCCCGCGCCGCGCTGGCGGTGGCTTGCGACGGCATCCATTCGGCAGTACGCAAGCAGTTGTATCCCGACGAGGGCGCGCCACGCTATTCCGGCGTCAACATGTGGCGCGGCACCACAGTGCTGCCACCTTTCCTCTCGGGCGCCAGCATGGTGCGCGCCGGCTGGTTGTCGGTAGGCAAGATGGTGATCTACCCGATCCGCAACGATGTGGATGGCCAGGGCAGGCAGCTGGTTAACTGGGTTGCCGAGATCGAGGCGCCGCAGCCGGCACGGCGCGACTGGAACCGCGGCGGCCGGCTGGAAGACTTCTTCCCCGCCTTCGCCGACTGGCATTTCGACTGGCTGGACGTGGCCGCTATGCTGCAGGCCACCGAGACCATCCTGGAATATCCGATGGTGGACCAGGACCCCTTGCCAAAGTGGAGTTTCGGCCGCGTCACGCTGCTGGGAGATGCCGCCCATCCGATGGTGCCGCGCGGTTCCAACGGCGCCGGTCAGGCCATACTCGACGGCCCCAGCCTGGCCCAGCAGATCCGTGCCTTCGGCGTGACCGGTAAGGCGCTGGAGGAATACGAGCGCATTCGCCTGAAGGCCACCAGCGAAGTGGTGCTGATGAACCGGGTGGCGCCGCCGGATGCCATCCTGCAGACCGTGCATGAACTGACCGGCGGCAAGCCCTTCGACCGCATCGAGGACGTCATCAGCCGGGAAGAACTGCAGGCAGTGTCGAACCGCTACAAGCAGGTTGCTGGCTTCAGCGTGAACGCACTGTCCCAGCCCGCGCCGGCGCGCTAG
- a CDS encoding LysR family transcriptional regulator, whose product MNISTRQLKAFLLIAQLKNFTRAAERLHITQAGLSVMMRELEVQLASRLFDRTTRSVTLTPAGEKLLPIAQVAVEGLEQVAAQLDDMSDKARYLLRVAATPLVSSTLMPLVISRFRQHYPDVTIRVVDTDLKQVQALVESGGADFGLGFFFEGSKSIERRLLYDFPLVLVGPLQAQGDDAGMPAPGMPVPWESLDELMLIGLPPDNPIQQLIDRQLARTGRADAERASFNHFDTLIAMVAIGLGSAVIPSFAMPACRRHRVSAAPLVQPQVTAGFHQISRKGRGKPFYMAEFTDMLIAMLPQMAAGETQSG is encoded by the coding sequence ATGAACATATCGACGCGCCAGCTCAAGGCTTTCCTGCTGATTGCGCAACTGAAGAATTTCACCCGCGCGGCGGAGCGCCTGCATATTACACAGGCCGGCCTGAGCGTGATGATGCGCGAGCTGGAAGTGCAGCTTGCCAGCCGGCTGTTCGATCGCACCACCCGCTCGGTAACGCTGACGCCGGCCGGCGAGAAGCTGTTGCCGATCGCGCAGGTCGCCGTGGAAGGGCTCGAGCAGGTGGCCGCGCAGCTGGACGACATGTCGGACAAGGCGCGCTACCTGCTGCGCGTGGCTGCCACGCCGCTGGTGTCGTCGACCCTGATGCCGCTGGTGATCAGCCGCTTCCGGCAGCACTATCCCGATGTCACGATACGGGTGGTCGATACCGACCTGAAGCAGGTGCAGGCTCTGGTGGAAAGCGGCGGCGCCGACTTTGGCCTGGGCTTCTTCTTCGAAGGCAGCAAGAGCATCGAGCGCAGGCTACTGTATGACTTTCCGCTGGTGCTGGTCGGGCCGCTGCAGGCGCAGGGCGATGATGCCGGCATGCCCGCGCCCGGCATGCCGGTGCCATGGGAGAGCCTGGATGAACTGATGCTGATCGGGCTGCCGCCTGACAACCCGATCCAGCAGCTGATCGACCGCCAGCTTGCCAGGACCGGCCGCGCCGATGCCGAGCGGGCATCGTTCAACCATTTCGACACCCTGATCGCCATGGTGGCCATTGGCCTCGGGTCGGCGGTGATACCGTCGTTTGCCATGCCCGCATGCCGGCGCCATCGGGTCAGCGCCGCGCCGCTGGTGCAGCCACAGGTCACCGCCGGTTTTCACCAGATCTCTCGCAAGGGACGCGGCAAGCCGTTCTACATGGCCGAGTTCACCGACATGCTGATCGCGATGCTGCCGCAGATGGCGGCGGGAGAAACGCAGTCAGGCTGA
- a CDS encoding helix-turn-helix domain-containing protein, giving the protein MQKKPPVVALILYPDFSPFHFSVPYLVFSAQQPEGPLFDLQIVSSGARTLNAERALTVHPDGGLELAKTADILIMPGWHDLNARPSDELVEVLSRAHARGAHVVGLCYGAYPLAYAGLLDGKRASTHWMAEQDFCRRFPRIKLDMNALYVDEDKLITSAGTGAGLDCCLYLVREFYGAPVANKVARTMVIPPHREGGQAQFIEQPVAASTQDAQLNILLDYLRNNLDQPHSIDALAKRIAMSRRTFTRHFIKATGMTLVDWLVNERLRRTRDLLETTSLSIDRIADMAGFQTSTSFRQHFKKRFQVSPRSWRKAFGAMK; this is encoded by the coding sequence ATGCAAAAAAAGCCTCCTGTCGTCGCACTGATTCTTTATCCTGATTTCAGCCCGTTTCACTTTTCCGTGCCTTACCTGGTCTTCAGCGCCCAGCAGCCTGAAGGACCCCTATTTGATTTGCAAATCGTTTCATCGGGGGCGCGCACGCTCAACGCCGAGCGTGCCTTGACGGTGCATCCCGATGGCGGGCTGGAACTGGCAAAAACGGCGGACATTCTGATCATGCCTGGGTGGCACGATCTGAACGCTCGTCCAAGTGACGAACTTGTGGAGGTGCTGTCGCGTGCGCATGCGCGCGGCGCACACGTGGTGGGCCTGTGCTATGGCGCCTATCCACTGGCGTATGCAGGTCTGCTGGACGGCAAGCGCGCCTCGACGCACTGGATGGCTGAGCAGGATTTCTGCCGGCGCTTCCCGCGTATCAAGCTCGATATGAATGCGTTGTATGTCGACGAAGACAAGCTGATCACTTCGGCAGGTACTGGCGCAGGACTCGACTGCTGCCTGTACCTAGTGCGGGAATTTTATGGTGCCCCCGTGGCCAACAAGGTAGCTCGCACCATGGTCATACCACCGCACCGCGAAGGCGGCCAGGCCCAGTTCATCGAGCAGCCGGTAGCCGCATCCACGCAGGATGCGCAGCTCAACATCCTGCTCGATTATTTACGCAACAATCTAGACCAGCCACACAGCATCGACGCCTTGGCCAAGCGCATCGCCATGAGCCGACGGACCTTCACGCGGCACTTCATCAAGGCGACTGGCATGACGCTGGTTGATTGGCTAGTCAACGAACGCCTGCGCCGGACGCGCGACCTTCTGGAAACGACGTCGCTGTCGATCGATAGGATTGCAGATATGGCGGGGTTCCAGACGTCGACCTCGTTCCGCCAACATTTCAAAAAGCGGTTTCAGGTTAGTCCCAGAAGCTGGCGCAAGGCATTCGGTGCGATGAAATAG
- a CDS encoding DUF411 domain-containing protein, whose translation MKSYLIAGLLMAASTLAHAAGEAITVYKDPNCGCCGAWVEHLREAGYKVKAVDSDDMAAVKKRLGVPENLESCHTGVVDASGQVVEGHVPATALAKLIAAPAVKGVAVPGMPANSPGMGKMNGKLVTVDFAGKQFSKD comes from the coding sequence ATGAAAAGCTATTTGATCGCTGGCCTGCTGATGGCCGCCTCGACCCTTGCCCACGCCGCAGGCGAAGCCATTACGGTCTACAAGGACCCGAACTGCGGCTGCTGCGGCGCGTGGGTCGAGCACTTGCGCGAAGCAGGCTACAAGGTGAAAGCGGTCGATTCGGACGATATGGCTGCAGTGAAAAAGCGCCTCGGCGTGCCGGAGAACCTGGAGTCCTGCCACACCGGCGTGGTGGATGCGTCGGGCCAGGTCGTCGAAGGCCACGTGCCCGCCACCGCGCTGGCCAAGCTGATTGCCGCGCCGGCGGTGAAAGGCGTCGCCGTGCCGGGCATGCCTGCCAACTCGCCCGGCATGGGCAAGATGAATGGCAAGCTTGTTACCGTCGACTTTGCAGGCAAGCAGTTTTCGAAGGATTAA
- a CDS encoding isochorismatase family protein, with amino-acid sequence MTAPRRALIVIDAQQEYFEGLLPIQYPAREESISRIRKAIEAAVHAAAPVVLVQHELPDGAPVFGSGSATFLNHPNVAVHEGKAAKRISKQFGSVFADTDLDAWLRDQGIDTITLVGYMTNNCVLASAVDAEPRGFTVEVLSDATGAIDLANEAGRASARQVHDTLMVLLHSNWAAVADTSTWTTALQAGEPLEKSNLITSAAQGRNVL; translated from the coding sequence ATGACTGCACCACGCCGAGCCTTAATCGTCATCGACGCCCAACAGGAGTATTTCGAAGGACTTCTTCCCATCCAGTATCCAGCCCGTGAGGAGTCCATCTCACGCATTCGCAAGGCGATTGAAGCCGCTGTGCATGCCGCTGCTCCGGTCGTTCTTGTTCAACATGAACTACCGGACGGAGCCCCTGTGTTCGGCTCCGGATCAGCCACCTTCCTGAACCATCCCAACGTTGCCGTACACGAAGGCAAGGCGGCCAAACGGATCAGTAAGCAGTTCGGCAGCGTATTCGCTGACACCGACCTTGACGCATGGCTGCGTGACCAAGGCATCGACACGATTACCCTCGTCGGATACATGACCAACAACTGCGTACTCGCTTCCGCAGTCGACGCGGAACCTCGCGGCTTCACCGTCGAGGTTCTTTCGGACGCGACCGGCGCGATCGACCTTGCCAATGAGGCAGGTCGTGCGTCTGCCCGGCAGGTCCATGACACTCTCATGGTCCTGCTTCATTCGAACTGGGCCGCGGTTGCTGACACCAGCACCTGGACCACTGCGTTACAAGCTGGTGAGCCGTTAGAAAAGAGCAACCTCATTACGTCAGCGGCGCAGGGTCGCAACGTACTCTGA
- a CDS encoding MBL fold metallo-hydrolase, with protein MKSIKTLVSALALATGTVSFPFYAAATAAVSAAAPVQVQQIRNATAKIHYGGKTFLVDPFLAKKGIYAGFPDTFHSELRNPTVELPLAVTDIMKGVDAVIVTHTHLDHWDGGDQTFISKATPLFVQHEADAKLIRSQGYTNVHILTGTTEFEGVHLTKAGGRHGTEEMYSKKPLGDALGEAMGVVFQASGAKTIYLVDDTVWNATVDDTLAKFKPDVIILNAGDARMKSYTGSIIMGKDDVLHAYQAMPSATIIAVHMDAINHMTLSRKELREHVKQHKIGDRVRIPSDGDILKF; from the coding sequence ATGAAATCAATCAAAACGTTAGTGAGCGCATTGGCCCTCGCCACGGGAACCGTGAGTTTCCCGTTCTACGCTGCTGCAACGGCTGCCGTAAGCGCTGCAGCACCCGTACAAGTCCAACAGATACGCAACGCCACGGCGAAAATCCACTATGGGGGCAAGACCTTTCTGGTCGATCCTTTCCTGGCTAAGAAGGGGATCTACGCCGGCTTTCCTGACACTTTCCACAGCGAATTGCGCAACCCCACGGTCGAACTGCCGCTGGCGGTAACGGACATCATGAAGGGGGTGGATGCCGTGATTGTCACGCACACTCACCTCGATCACTGGGACGGTGGCGATCAGACATTTATTTCGAAAGCGACGCCGCTCTTTGTGCAGCATGAAGCCGATGCAAAGCTAATACGTAGCCAGGGCTATACAAATGTCCATATCCTGACCGGCACTACGGAATTCGAAGGCGTCCATCTGACAAAGGCCGGCGGTCGGCATGGCACTGAAGAGATGTACAGCAAGAAGCCTTTGGGCGATGCCTTAGGCGAAGCGATGGGCGTGGTCTTCCAGGCGAGCGGCGCCAAGACAATTTACCTCGTAGACGACACCGTGTGGAATGCGACAGTTGATGACACGTTGGCAAAGTTCAAGCCAGACGTCATCATCCTCAACGCCGGCGATGCCCGCATGAAGAGTTATACCGGGTCCATCATCATGGGTAAGGACGACGTTCTGCATGCTTACCAGGCCATGCCTAGCGCCACTATCATCGCCGTCCATATGGATGCGATCAATCACATGACGCTAAGCCGCAAAGAACTGCGCGAGCATGTAAAGCAACACAAGATTGGCGACCGCGTGCGTATTCCGTCTGATGGCGACATATTGAAGTTCTGA
- a CDS encoding DUF2946 family protein: MKTLLLWLVLLALSFQGIAATMQTVCAPMAGNGSAGMPVSAAVHHHDGQAMNMAHADAGHHGAAVKPNAAPDKSHDGKHKHATCSLCAHCCVAAPALMSKSDPNNACRSSLPVTAAPLPWLAGIVPSGLERPPKRMTA, translated from the coding sequence TTGAAGACTCTGCTGCTCTGGCTCGTGCTGCTTGCGCTTTCCTTCCAGGGGATCGCTGCCACTATGCAGACCGTCTGCGCGCCGATGGCAGGGAATGGCTCAGCCGGCATGCCGGTCTCCGCGGCGGTTCACCATCACGATGGCCAGGCGATGAACATGGCGCATGCCGATGCAGGCCATCACGGCGCCGCGGTCAAGCCCAACGCGGCTCCAGACAAATCCCACGACGGCAAGCACAAGCATGCCACCTGCAGTCTCTGTGCCCACTGCTGCGTGGCCGCCCCTGCGCTGATGTCAAAGTCAGACCCGAATAATGCCTGCCGCAGCTCCCTGCCCGTCACCGCTGCTCCCCTGCCCTGGCTTGCCGGCATCGTGCCAAGCGGCCTGGAACGTCCTCCCAAACGCATGACCGCCTGA
- a CDS encoding MsnO8 family LLM class oxidoreductase yields MQFVSPSGTAPFTLSVLANGGTGVGRTAAQGLASTISLARTADKRGYHRFWMSEHHGMGATSVSLPPLMVARFIAETARICLGAGGVVLPNHVPLLIAEQFEMLEALAPNRIDLGLGRAPGTDGATAAALRRSANANDGFPHQVLELLGFLGDEFPSSHLYRHVHAVPGPWQAAQNRVPSESFGTEIWILGSSPYSAHLAAQLGRLYAFAMRFGDADIDTALRIYRETFKTSDVLDKPYILVSIPVAISDDRTAAKRQARTSAMAMLRMFKREGYLLLPPDEVEAYPATMQEDQIIAAYTDQTFHSTPLPSQILAKPCTNVQVPTKLCSSSADIHLPQ; encoded by the coding sequence ATGCAATTCGTTTCCCCATCTGGCACAGCGCCTTTCACTTTGTCCGTGCTGGCGAACGGAGGCACCGGCGTCGGGAGGACCGCAGCACAGGGGCTAGCGAGCACCATCTCGCTGGCCCGGACGGCGGACAAGCGCGGATACCACCGGTTTTGGATGTCCGAGCACCACGGGATGGGCGCCACTTCAGTCTCTTTGCCACCGCTGATGGTAGCCCGGTTCATCGCAGAGACGGCCCGCATCTGCCTCGGCGCGGGCGGCGTGGTGCTTCCAAACCATGTGCCGCTGCTGATCGCCGAGCAGTTCGAAATGCTCGAGGCCCTGGCTCCGAACCGCATCGATCTTGGCCTTGGCCGCGCTCCAGGCACCGATGGCGCGACCGCAGCGGCGCTGCGGCGCAGCGCAAACGCCAACGACGGATTTCCGCACCAGGTGCTTGAGCTGCTCGGTTTCCTGGGGGATGAGTTTCCATCTAGCCATCTGTATCGGCATGTCCACGCAGTGCCCGGTCCCTGGCAGGCTGCTCAGAACCGCGTGCCCTCGGAATCTTTTGGCACCGAGATCTGGATACTAGGCTCTTCACCCTATTCGGCGCATTTGGCAGCGCAGCTTGGTCGACTGTATGCGTTTGCGATGCGGTTCGGCGACGCCGACATCGACACGGCCTTGCGCATCTATCGGGAAACCTTTAAGACTTCTGACGTTCTCGACAAGCCCTACATTCTTGTCAGTATTCCTGTTGCGATCAGCGATGACAGGACCGCGGCAAAGCGACAGGCCAGGACGTCAGCGATGGCCATGCTGCGTATGTTCAAGCGCGAAGGCTACTTGCTGCTGCCGCCAGACGAAGTCGAGGCTTACCCGGCGACAATGCAGGAGGATCAGATCATCGCCGCCTACACCGATCAAACTTTCCACAGCACCCCGCTGCCGTCGCAGATCCTCGCGAAGCCCTGCACGAACGTACAGGTGCCGACGAAATTATGCTCGTCGTCAGCGGACATTCATCTGCCCCAATGA
- a CDS encoding tripartite tricarboxylate transporter substrate binding protein yields the protein MSQNTASMSQRRGRRQFMLLAGAMAALALPGLGMAQEAWPSRPITIVVPFTPGTGIDVLARTLGQKLSQRVGQPVIVENKAGASGNIGTEAAARAAPDGYTLLMTVNTFVMNASLYKSVPYDPVKSFVPVAPTAQGALTFAVNPAVPAKTLTEAIRLFKDNPGKYTYASPGNGTPQHLAMELFKLNTGADLLHVPYKGSAGAITDLLGGQVQAMILPVHSALVHAKAGKLRLLAVAQDKRVPGASDVPTFAEQGVANSNVDLWYGLLAPAGTPAPVVARLNSEINQILAMPDVTEALDKQGMVPTPGKADTLGMMVKNDLVRWADVIKRAKISTD from the coding sequence ATGTCACAAAACACTGCTTCAATGTCGCAGCGCCGCGGGCGCCGCCAGTTCATGCTGCTTGCCGGCGCGATGGCCGCGCTTGCCTTGCCCGGCCTTGGCATGGCCCAGGAAGCCTGGCCGTCCAGGCCGATCACGATCGTCGTGCCGTTCACGCCCGGCACTGGGATCGATGTGCTGGCGCGCACGTTGGGCCAGAAGCTGTCGCAGCGGGTCGGCCAGCCCGTCATCGTGGAAAACAAAGCCGGCGCTTCCGGCAACATTGGCACCGAAGCGGCTGCCCGCGCCGCGCCGGACGGCTACACGCTGCTGATGACCGTCAATACCTTCGTGATGAACGCCAGCCTCTACAAGAGCGTTCCCTACGACCCCGTAAAGAGCTTCGTGCCGGTCGCGCCCACCGCCCAAGGCGCGCTGACCTTCGCGGTCAATCCCGCTGTCCCGGCAAAGACGCTGACGGAAGCCATCAGGCTGTTCAAGGATAATCCCGGCAAGTACACCTATGCCTCGCCCGGCAACGGCACGCCGCAGCATCTGGCAATGGAGCTGTTCAAGCTCAATACCGGCGCGGACCTGCTGCATGTGCCGTACAAGGGTTCGGCCGGCGCCATTACCGACCTGCTCGGCGGCCAGGTGCAGGCGATGATCCTGCCGGTGCATTCGGCGCTGGTTCATGCCAAGGCAGGCAAGCTGCGCCTGCTCGCGGTGGCGCAGGACAAGCGGGTCCCCGGCGCGTCCGACGTGCCGACCTTTGCCGAACAGGGCGTGGCCAATTCCAATGTGGACCTCTGGTACGGTCTGCTGGCGCCAGCGGGCACGCCGGCGCCGGTGGTGGCGCGATTGAACAGCGAAATCAACCAGATCCTGGCCATGCCCGATGTGACCGAAGCGCTGGACAAGCAGGGCATGGTGCCAACGCCCGGTAAGGCCGACACCCTGGGCATGATGGTAAAGAATGACCTGGTGCGCTGGGCCGACGTGATCAAGCGCGCCAAAATCAGCACGGACTGA